The genomic stretch GGCGAAGGCCGGGTTCGACGCGAACAACGGCATCGGCGATCTATACGCGCGCCTGCCGTCGCTTCCGCCGGAGACCGTCGCCGCGATCGAAGCGGACATCGCCGCCGAATACGCACGGCGTCCGTCGCTGGCGATGGTGAATTCCGACAAGGGCATCACCAACCTGCACGTGCCCAGCGACGTCATCGTCGACGCGTCGATGCCGGCGATGATCCGCGACTCCGGCCGCATGTGGAACACCGACGGCAAGTTGCAGGACACCAAGGCGATCATTCCCGACCGCTGCTACGCCGGCATCTACCAGGCCGTCGTCGACGACTGCAAGGCGCACGGCGCGTTCGATCCGGCGACGATGGGCTCGGTGCCCAACGTCGGCCTGATGGCGCAGAAGGCCGAGGAATACGGCAGCCACGACAAGACCTTCCAGATCCCCGCCGACGGCGTGGTGCGCGTGCTCGACGACGCCGGCCACGTGCTGATGGAGCACAAGGTCGAAGCCGGCGACATCTGGCGCATGTGCCAGACCAAGGACGCCCCGATCCAGGACTGGGTGAAGCTCGCCGTCAACCGCGCGCGCCTGTCGAACACGCCGGCGGTGTTCTGGCTCGATCCGCAGCGCGCGCACGACGCGAACCTCATCGCGAAGGTCGAGCGTTACCTCAAGGACCACGACACCAGCGGCCTCGACATCCGCGTGCTGTCGCCGGTCGATGCGATGAGGCTGTCGCTGTCGCGCATCCGCGAAGGCAAGGACACGATCTCGGTCACCGGCAACGTGCTGCGCGACTACCTCACCGACCTGTTCCCGATCATGGAGCTGGGCACCAGCGCGAAGATGCTGTCGATCGTGCCGCTGATGGCCGGCGGCGGCCTGTTCGAAACCGGCGCCGGCGGCTCCGCGCCCAAGCACGTGCAGCAGTTCGTGGAAGAGAACTACCTGCGCTGGGATTCGCTGGGCGAGTTCCTCGCGCTGGCGGCCTCGCTGGAACACCTCGGCAACCACACCGGCAACGCGCGCGCGAAGGTGCTCGCCGATACGCTCGACGAGGCGAACGCGAAGTTCCTCGACAACGACAAGTCGCCCTCGCGCAAGGTCGGCGGCATCGACAACCGCGGCAGCCACTTCTATCTCGCGATGTACTGGGCGCGCGCGCTGGCGAACCAGACGAGCGACGCCGAACTCGCCGCGCGTTTCGGCAAGCTGGCCGACACGCTGGAAGCGAACGAGCAGAAGATCGTCGACGAGCAGATCGCCGCGCAGGGCAAGCCGGTGGACATCGGCGGTTACTACCACCCCGACATGGGCAAGCTCGCCAAGGCGATGCGCCCGAGCGCGACGTTCAACGAGGCGTTGGCGGCGCTTTAAGCTTCTGCTCCCTCCCCTGCGAATGCAGGGGAGGGTTGGGGAGGGGTGAAGTAGCGCCCAGTGGTGTCTGATTCGAGCTTGACGGGCTCCCCGGGTGCGCTCCGCTTACCCGGGCTACAAAAGCTACAAAGCCAGGGTCAGCGTGCGGCTTCCGCCACCCCGCAACCCGCTGCCGCCGCACCATCACGCTCGCTCACGCACAGACGGAAATCGCGCAGCCCCGCGATCTGCCGCGTATCGCCATCGGCGACGGCGAAGCGCCGGATCGGCGTCGTCAGGCAGCGCGCGTCCTTCGCATCCGCCGCCGAACAATCGCGCGGAAACAACGTGTAGTAGCACTGCCCGCTCGCACTGCGCAGGCATTCGAACCGCGCCACGCCAGCCTCGACCACCGCGCGGCTTTCCAGCGCGTTGCCGCCGTCGCTCACGATGCGGTCGACGAACGTGCTCCTGCCCACGTCGCAACCGAACAGCGACAGCACGAAATACAGCAGGGCCTGGAACTTCATGGTGCACCTCGCAGATGGAATGGCGATCCGTTGCCGGAAGCGTCGGTGTTACATGTGGCGGAACAGCGCCATGAACGGCGCGCTGACGGGCAGCGTCTCCGGACGCGATTTCAGGCGCACCGTGCCGCGCCCGGTGTCGTCGCGCACGATGCCGGCGATCGCCTTCAGGTTGACGATGGTCGAGCGGTGGATCTGCTTGAACGTCGTCGGATCCAGCACGCCCAGCAGTTCGCGGATCGGCGTGCGCAGCAGCGCCTCGCCTTCGGCGGTGACGACGGTGGTGTACTTGTTGTCGGCGCGGAAGTAGGCCACTTCATCGACCAGGATCAACCGCGTCTCGCGCCCGGCGCTGGCGGTGATCCAGGTCAGCGGAGGCGACGCGGCGGCGGCCGGCCTGGCACCGAGGCGTGACAGCAGGTCGGCCAGCACCGCCGCGTCGTTGTTGCCCGTGCGCGCCTTCAGGCGCTCCACCGTCGTGGCGAGGCGCGCGGCGGTGATCGGCTTGAGCAGGTAATCGACCGCGCCGCGCTCGAAGGCGTCGATCGCGTACTGATCGTACGCGGTGACGAACACGATCTGCGTGCGCGGCGACACCTGCGCGGCGGCGGCGGCGACTTCCAGCCCGGTGATGCCGGGCATGCGGATGTCGAGGAACGCCACCGTCGGCGTGTGTTCGGCGAGCGCTTCCAGCGCGCTCGCGCCGTCCTCGCATTCGGCGAGTATCTGCAGTTCCGGCCACGCCTCGCGCACCTGCTTGACCAGCGATTCGCGCAGCAGCGTTTCGTCTTCGGCGACGATGCAGGTGAAGGTGTCAGACATGGCGGTGCTCGGTCGGAATGGCGGGCGGCAGCGCCGGCGGCACGGAGATCGTGGCGGCCACGCCGCTGGGGAAGTTCGCGACGACCGACAATGCCGCGCTCGCGCCGTACAGCAGGCGCAGCCGTTCGCGCACGTTCTTCAGGCCGATGCCGGTGCCGCTGTTCTTGGTGTTGAAGCCCTCGCCGTCGTCGGCGACGGTCACGGCGACCACGTCGTCCACGCGGCGCGCGCGGATCCACACGTTGCCGCCGCCGGTGCGCGGCTCCAGGCCGTGCTTGATCGCGTTCTCCACCAGGGTCTGCAGCACCATCGGCGGCAGCGGCGTGCCACGCAGCGATTCGGGAACGTCCACCTGCACCGACAGGCGCGAACCCATGCGGATCTTCAGGATTTCCAGGTACGCCAGCGCGCGTTCGAGTTCCGCGCTCAGCGTGGACATCTCGTGGTCGGTGCTGGGCAACGATCGACGCAGGTACTGGATCAGATGGCCGAGCATCTCGTCCGCGCGCGCCGGATCGCTGCGCGTGAGCAGCTGCGCGCTGGCGAGCGTGTTGTAGAGGAAGTGCGGTTCGACCTGCGCGTGCAGCAGGTTCAGGCGCGCGACGGTGAGCTCCTTCTCCGTTGCGGTCTGCGCCGCTTCGGTTTTCTCGTCGCGGCGACGCTGCGCGACGCGGCGGCTGATGGCGCGCGCGATCGCCTCGGCGTTCTCGAAGTTCGTGCCTTCATCGACGAGGAACCAGTCGCTCCATGCGGGGCTTTCCGGTTCGCAGATCAGCGTGATGCTGGCGGCGTCGCGCCCGGGGACGACGGTGGCGAGGATGCGGTTGCGCGGCGTGCCGAACCAGCGCATCGGATTCCAGCGGCCGAGCGGATAATCGCCATCGTTCTGCGGGCGTTCCACCACGGCGCGCAGCTGCAGGCTGTCGCGCGTGCTTTCGACGTGGCCGATGCGCGGCAGTTCACGTACCGCGGCGTCGATGAGGTCGAACGCCTCGCCCGCGTCGAACGGGACTTCCACCTGCCGGCGCTGCCGGTTGTCGAGCGCTTCCTTGTCCGTGCGATCCGCGATGAGCCGCACGCGACCGACATGCGAGAACGCCGCGACGATCACCAGCGCCATGGTCGCCATGCCGATCATCGTCAGCAGCCAGTGGAGGCGGCGCAGCCCGGGCAGCTGGTCCCAGATGGCCGACACGACCAGCAGCGCCAGCAGCCAGGCGACACCGATGCGCAGCACGAAGGCCAGGGTCTTGAACACGGGAAACGCCTGTCACGAAGGATTGCGGCGCAGCATAACGGCCCGCGTCACCGGCGGAAGGGACGGTGCGACGGATGCGGGATCGGGGCGATGAAGCGGGGGCTGGAGGGAGTGAAGGATTTCATTCCCCCCTCTCCCGCGCGCGGGAGAGGGGCTCCATCGCGAACGATCACCGGATGTACGACGAGTCCGTATTGCGCACGCGCTCGATCTCGCGCTGCTCGAACAGGCGGTTCGCCTTCTCTTCGGTCATCTCGTACTTCGGCGCCACGTACGGGATCAGCAGGCGCAGCCACGAACGGCTGATCCGGCGCGACTCCTCCGGGCAGCCCTTGGCGCGCGCCTCCGGCAGGTCGCCGTCGGTGACGATGCTCAGGTAGCGCGCCGGATCGCTGCCGTACAGCAGGCACTGCAGGTTGAAGTAGCGCTGCTCGCCCAGCGCGTGCTGGTCGGCGTAGGCATCGAGGTTGTACTCGCCGGTGCTGCGCGCGAGGAACCAGTTCGACGCCATGCGCAGGTTTTCGGTGACGGTCGCGGTGGATTCGTTGAGCCCGGCGAAGCGCAGCATCAGCGTGGTGGCGAGCTGGTCGACGGCATCTTCCTCGCGGCCGGTGATCGGGATCTCCAGCAGCGTGATCAGCGCGTGGCCGGTTTCGTGCAGCAGGATGAAGCGGAAGTTCGCGTCGAGGTACTGCTGCGCGTAGGTGTCGGGCAGCTTGTTGTGGGCGGCCAGTTCGCGGCCGCGCTGCTCGAGCACCTTCATGGTCTCGTAGCACATCACCACTTCGTTGCGTTCCGGCGAATAGAACGCGTTGACCTCGCCGCATTCGGCGGTGACGTAGTTGATCGGGCGCGGCAGCATCAGCATGCCGTCGATGGCCTGCACCTCGGGGAGGTGGCGCAGCATGTCGGTGTCGTGCGCGAGCTTGTAGTACGGCTCCAGTTCGGCGTTCTTCGGCTTCACGTATTCGTAGCCGAACTGCACGCCGCCGGCCTTGCTCTCCGCGTCGGCGGCCTTGGCGAAGCTGACCGGCTTGAGCGCGGCCATCTCGTCGCCGTAGGCCTTCTCGGCGGCCTTGCGGCCTTCCTCGCGCGCGGCCGCGAGCGCCGCCGCCTGGCGCTTGCCGGCGATCAATGAATAGCCGAAGGCACCGCTCACCACGCCCAGTGCCAGCGACAGCAGAACGATCAACAGTCTCGTCGACATGCGCTTCCCCGTGCGCTCCATCCCATGCGCGCGCGATTCCAGAACGGGCGCGTGCGTCGTGGGCGGAATCGTAGCGGCTCGCGCGTGATGGCGGAACCGCGCCGGCCTTCACGCGTCGTGGAGGCGCGCTACGCGCGCTTCAGGCGGCGTGGCCCTCGGCGGCGGTGGCCTCCGGGCGGATGCGGACGGCCCACAGGACGCCGGCGATGAGCAGCGCGATGCCCAGCATCGTCAGCGGTTCGGGGGCGCGGCCGCGCAGGACGAAGGCGTAGCCGAGCGCGGCGAGCGTCTCGAACACGATCAGCTGCCCCGCCAGCGCGGTCGGCAGGCGCTGGCTGGCGGCGTTCCAGCACATCGTCCCGATCCACGAGGCGAACAGGCCGATGCACGCCATCAGGCCGATGAAGAACCACGGGCGCGGACCGAACGGCATGTCGAACCCGCTGCCGGCGACCGCCAGGCCGCCCCACAGCAGCGCGTAGCCGGCCAGCGCAAGCGGCAGCGTCGCCACGCCCTGCGCCGTGGCCCAGGTGCGCGGGCTGCGATCGGGATGCGCGCGCAGCCAGTCGGCGTTGCGCAGCGGGTACCAGGTCCAGCACGCGACGGCGACGATCGCCAGCAGCGCGCCCTGCAGGTAGCGGGCGGCGTTGGCGTCGGGCTGGGCGCGCAGGGCTTCGAGTTCCACGCGATTGACGCAGGCGATGCCGAGCGCGATCAGCAGCAGCGACGGCGCCAGCTTGCGCCACGGCAGGCGACCGTCGCGGT from Lysobacter auxotrophicus encodes the following:
- a CDS encoding LytR/AlgR family response regulator transcription factor, translating into MSDTFTCIVAEDETLLRESLVKQVREAWPELQILAECEDGASALEALAEHTPTVAFLDIRMPGITGLEVAAAAAQVSPRTQIVFVTAYDQYAIDAFERGAVDYLLKPITAARLATTVERLKARTGNNDAAVLADLLSRLGARPAAAASPPLTWITASAGRETRLILVDEVAYFRADNKYTTVVTAEGEALLRTPIRELLGVLDPTTFKQIHRSTIVNLKAIAGIVRDDTGRGTVRLKSRPETLPVSAPFMALFRHM
- a CDS encoding NADP-dependent isocitrate dehydrogenase, with the protein product MPNTPKILYTLTDEAPFLATQSLLPIIEAYTAPAGISVETRDISLAGRILSQFPELLKPDQKIADDLAELGALATTPDANIIKLPNISASVPQLKAAIAELQQQGYALPDYPDEPKGEQENDIKSRYDRVKGSAVNPVLREGNSDRRAPLSVKNYARKHPHRMGAWSADSASHVAHMDAGDFYASEQSKVIDKAGAVSIELTGSDGRRNMLKTNIKVQAGEVIDASVMSAKALSSFVDAQIDDALARGVLFSLHLKATMMKVSDPIMFGIVVKRFYRDTLAKHADVLAKAGFDANNGIGDLYARLPSLPPETVAAIEADIAAEYARRPSLAMVNSDKGITNLHVPSDVIVDASMPAMIRDSGRMWNTDGKLQDTKAIIPDRCYAGIYQAVVDDCKAHGAFDPATMGSVPNVGLMAQKAEEYGSHDKTFQIPADGVVRVLDDAGHVLMEHKVEAGDIWRMCQTKDAPIQDWVKLAVNRARLSNTPAVFWLDPQRAHDANLIAKVERYLKDHDTSGLDIRVLSPVDAMRLSLSRIREGKDTISVTGNVLRDYLTDLFPIMELGTSAKMLSIVPLMAGGGLFETGAGGSAPKHVQQFVEENYLRWDSLGEFLALAASLEHLGNHTGNARAKVLADTLDEANAKFLDNDKSPSRKVGGIDNRGSHFYLAMYWARALANQTSDAELAARFGKLADTLEANEQKIVDEQIAAQGKPVDIGGYYHPDMGKLAKAMRPSATFNEALAAL
- a CDS encoding DMT family transporter, producing MWTGTLYALAAGLLWGLVFVAPLMLPDYPAALQSVGRYLAFGLIALPLAWIDRANLRRLSRADWKEALKLAAIGNLLYYVCLASAIQRAGAPLPTMIIGTLPVVIAISANLRDHHRDGRLPWRKLAPSLLLIALGIACVNRVELEALRAQPDANAARYLQGALLAIVAVACWTWYPLRNADWLRAHPDRSPRTWATAQGVATLPLALAGYALLWGGLAVAGSGFDMPFGPRPWFFIGLMACIGLFASWIGTMCWNAASQRLPTALAGQLIVFETLAALGYAFVLRGRAPEPLTMLGIALLIAGVLWAVRIRPEATAAEGHAA
- a CDS encoding histidine kinase — encoded protein: MFKTLAFVLRIGVAWLLALLVVSAIWDQLPGLRRLHWLLTMIGMATMALVIVAAFSHVGRVRLIADRTDKEALDNRQRRQVEVPFDAGEAFDLIDAAVRELPRIGHVESTRDSLQLRAVVERPQNDGDYPLGRWNPMRWFGTPRNRILATVVPGRDAASITLICEPESPAWSDWFLVDEGTNFENAEAIARAISRRVAQRRRDEKTEAAQTATEKELTVARLNLLHAQVEPHFLYNTLASAQLLTRSDPARADEMLGHLIQYLRRSLPSTDHEMSTLSAELERALAYLEILKIRMGSRLSVQVDVPESLRGTPLPPMVLQTLVENAIKHGLEPRTGGGNVWIRARRVDDVVAVTVADDGEGFNTKNSGTGIGLKNVRERLRLLYGASAALSVVANFPSGVAATISVPPALPPAIPTEHRHV
- a CDS encoding DUF4344 domain-containing metallopeptidase; protein product: MSTRLLIVLLSLALGVVSGAFGYSLIAGKRQAAALAAAREEGRKAAEKAYGDEMAALKPVSFAKAADAESKAGGVQFGYEYVKPKNAELEPYYKLAHDTDMLRHLPEVQAIDGMLMLPRPINYVTAECGEVNAFYSPERNEVVMCYETMKVLEQRGRELAAHNKLPDTYAQQYLDANFRFILLHETGHALITLLEIPITGREEDAVDQLATTLMLRFAGLNESTATVTENLRMASNWFLARSTGEYNLDAYADQHALGEQRYFNLQCLLYGSDPARYLSIVTDGDLPEARAKGCPEESRRISRSWLRLLIPYVAPKYEMTEEKANRLFEQREIERVRNTDSSYIR